From Amycolatopsis sp. cg9, one genomic window encodes:
- a CDS encoding ABC transporter permease has protein sequence MLLWTRRSKVLLWLVFGVVFAVVVAAPLVMIVLASFAGHWTGVLPGGFTLGHYADALAGETFASLSVSIQTGVIAGAAAVLLGTWAALAAETASPRLRRLAGTVFHLPIAVPSVVLGLALLVAFSRPPLAFNGTRWIVLLGHLLIVLPFAFSTVSAALTRVDPQLAQAAASLGASPVRVLVRVRVPVLLPAMTASASLALAMSMGELGATMMLYPPDWRTLPASVFALTDRGQVFLASAATVLLLAVTGAGVILLGLVRGRAAHR, from the coding sequence GTGCTGCTGTGGACGCGGCGTAGCAAGGTGCTGCTGTGGCTGGTTTTCGGCGTGGTGTTCGCGGTCGTCGTCGCGGCCCCGCTGGTGATGATCGTGCTCGCGTCGTTCGCCGGGCACTGGACGGGCGTGCTGCCCGGCGGGTTCACCCTCGGCCACTACGCGGACGCGCTGGCGGGGGAGACGTTCGCGAGCCTGTCGGTGAGCATCCAGACCGGCGTCATCGCGGGCGCGGCGGCCGTCCTGCTCGGGACGTGGGCGGCGCTGGCCGCGGAAACCGCGTCACCCCGGCTGCGGCGGCTCGCGGGGACGGTGTTCCACCTGCCGATCGCGGTGCCGTCGGTGGTGCTGGGGCTGGCGCTGCTGGTGGCGTTCAGCCGGCCGCCGCTGGCGTTCAACGGGACCCGCTGGATCGTGCTGCTCGGGCACCTGCTGATCGTGCTGCCGTTCGCCTTCAGCACGGTGTCGGCGGCGCTCACCCGCGTCGACCCCCAGCTCGCGCAGGCGGCGGCGTCCCTCGGGGCCTCCCCCGTCCGGGTGCTGGTGCGGGTGCGCGTGCCGGTGCTGCTCCCGGCGATGACGGCGTCGGCGAGCCTCGCGCTGGCGATGTCGATGGGCGAGCTGGGCGCGACCATGATGCTGTACCCGCCGGACTGGCGCACGCTCCCGGCGAGCGTCTTCGCGCTGACCGACCGCGGCCAGGTGTTCCTCGCCTCCGCGGCGACGGTGCTGCTGCTCGCCGTCACCGGCGCGGGGGTGATCCTGCTGGGCCTGGTCCGCGGCCGGGCGGCGCACCGGTAG
- a CDS encoding SRPBCC family protein codes for MGSRQVSRTAIVATTPEKIFGLLADPAQHPLIDGSGTVRAAQPGGPDRLSLGATFGMDMKLGPSYKILNTVVEFEEDRLIAWRHFNGHRWRWRLEPLGDGRTEVTETFDWSTAKFPLAITLSPFPRKNAQGIEKTLARLTELFPG; via the coding sequence ATGGGAAGCCGCCAGGTCTCACGCACCGCGATCGTCGCCACGACCCCGGAGAAGATCTTCGGGCTCCTGGCCGATCCGGCCCAGCACCCGCTCATCGACGGATCCGGGACGGTCCGGGCCGCCCAGCCGGGCGGCCCGGACCGGCTCTCGCTCGGCGCCACGTTCGGGATGGACATGAAGCTGGGCCCGTCCTACAAGATCCTCAACACCGTGGTGGAGTTCGAAGAGGACCGCCTGATCGCCTGGCGCCACTTCAACGGCCACCGCTGGCGCTGGCGCCTGGAGCCCCTCGGCGACGGCCGCACCGAGGTCACCGAGACGTTCGACTGGTCGACGGCGAAGTTCCCGCTGGCCATCACGCTCAGCCCGTTCCCGCGCAAGAACGCCCAGGGCATCGAGAAGACCCTCGCCCGGCTCACGGAGCTGTTCCCGGGCTGA